From Woronichinia naegeliana WA131, the proteins below share one genomic window:
- the rimO gene encoding 30S ribosomal protein S12 methylthiotransferase RimO — MGNKPSIAISHLGCEKNRIDSEHMLGLLVQAGYPVDANEEIADYVIVNTCSFIQDAREESVRTLVELAEAKKKIIISGCLAQHFQEQLLTEIPEAVAVVGTGDYQKIVEIVEQVEQGQRVKAISEHPTFIADENLPRYRTTTEGVAYLRVAEGCDYRCAFCIIPQLRGKQRSRDIESIVAEAKQLVAQGVQELILISQITTNYGLDLYGEPRLAELLSALGEVDVPWIRIHYAYPTGLTPKVIKAIRETPNVLPYLDLPLQHSHPDVLKAMNRPWQGQVNDAIIHRIKDAIPDAVLRTTFIVGFPGETEAHFEHLIDFVQRHEFDHVGVFTFSPEEETPAYHLPNQMTQAEMTARRERLMACQQPISARNNAACIGQTVEVLIEQENPATGELIGRSARFAPEVDGLVYVTGEATLGSIVPVNITAADVYDLYGQVA, encoded by the coding sequence ATGGGCAATAAGCCATCCATCGCCATTTCCCATCTGGGATGCGAAAAAAATCGAATAGACTCAGAGCATATGCTCGGTTTACTGGTTCAGGCAGGTTATCCTGTCGATGCCAACGAAGAAATTGCGGATTATGTTATCGTTAATACCTGTAGTTTTATTCAAGATGCGAGAGAAGAATCGGTTCGGACTCTCGTAGAACTGGCAGAAGCAAAGAAGAAAATCATTATTTCGGGTTGTTTAGCCCAGCACTTTCAAGAGCAGTTATTGACCGAAATCCCTGAAGCCGTGGCGGTGGTGGGAACCGGAGACTATCAAAAGATTGTTGAAATTGTTGAACAGGTTGAGCAGGGGCAACGGGTTAAGGCCATCTCTGAGCATCCGACCTTTATTGCAGATGAAAACTTGCCTCGCTATCGAACCACAACGGAAGGGGTTGCCTATCTTCGTGTGGCCGAGGGTTGTGATTATCGCTGTGCTTTTTGTATTATTCCCCAACTGCGGGGCAAGCAGCGATCGCGCGATATTGAATCCATCGTGGCAGAAGCGAAACAATTAGTCGCTCAGGGAGTACAGGAATTAATTTTAATTTCTCAAATTACCACCAATTACGGACTAGACCTTTACGGTGAACCCCGATTGGCTGAACTATTGTCTGCCCTGGGTGAAGTGGATGTGCCTTGGATTCGCATTCATTACGCTTACCCAACCGGATTAACGCCCAAGGTGATCAAAGCGATTCGGGAAACGCCCAATGTTTTACCCTACCTAGATTTACCCTTGCAACATTCTCACCCCGATGTCCTCAAAGCCATGAATCGACCCTGGCAAGGTCAAGTCAATGATGCCATTATTCACCGTATTAAAGATGCGATCCCCGATGCCGTCCTAAGAACCACCTTCATTGTTGGTTTTCCGGGCGAAACCGAAGCTCATTTTGAGCATTTAATCGATTTTGTCCAACGGCATGAATTTGATCATGTGGGAGTCTTTACCTTCTCCCCGGAAGAAGAAACACCAGCCTACCATTTACCCAATCAAATGACTCAAGCCGAGATGACGGCACGACGGGAGCGGTTAATGGCCTGTCAACAGCCTATTTCAGCCCGTAACAATGCTGCCTGTATAGGTCAAACCGTCGAAGTCTTGATTGAGCAAGAAAATCCAGCAACGGGGGAACTGATTGGCCGCTCGGCCCGCTTTGCCCCGGAAGTAGATGGTTTGGTTTACGTCACGGGAGAAGCAACGCTCGGCAGTATTGTTCCCGTCAACATTACTGCGGCTGATGTCTATGATCTCTACGGTCAAGTGGCTTAA
- a CDS encoding metallophosphoesterase — MVRKYILFIVIAAIACLTVVVGYGTYQNSVSPIAQSQVAASSIQAQPQKLALAPPGLTAPPRGDVRIAVISDLNSQYGSTDYEAEVDKAIALIPGWQPDLVLSGGDMVAGQKASLTKPQIEAMWAGFDLHIAAPLRQANLPLGFTLGNHDASGAIVQGVKPYQKERELAVAYWNGPDHNLGLTFVDRAKFPFYYSFQQNEVFYLVWDASTDRFSQEQLAWIENSLASPAAQSAKMRIAIGHIPLYAVAVGRNKAGEVLSNADALRALLEKYHVHTYISGHQHAYYPGKRGKLELLHTGALGAGARKLLNSNLPPTKTLTIVDIDLNAATTVYTTYDMRTLKVVDSQILPRLITGVNGWVIRRDLTERDLTTQECSELNQHTAIATDKLLCQQIAK; from the coding sequence ATGGTTCGCAAGTATATCCTCTTCATTGTCATCGCCGCGATCGCCTGTTTAACGGTGGTGGTGGGTTATGGAACTTACCAAAACTCGGTTTCTCCCATTGCCCAATCTCAGGTAGCCGCCAGCAGTATTCAAGCTCAACCCCAGAAATTGGCCCTCGCTCCTCCAGGCTTAACCGCGCCCCCACGAGGAGATGTGCGAATTGCGGTGATTAGTGATCTGAATAGTCAGTATGGTTCAACGGATTACGAAGCGGAAGTTGATAAGGCGATCGCGCTCATTCCTGGTTGGCAACCGGATCTGGTTTTGAGTGGTGGGGATATGGTGGCTGGCCAGAAAGCGTCATTAACGAAACCCCAAATTGAAGCCATGTGGGCTGGCTTTGACCTTCATATTGCGGCCCCTTTACGGCAGGCGAATTTACCGCTCGGTTTTACATTGGGTAATCATGATGCTTCGGGGGCGATCGTTCAAGGAGTCAAACCCTATCAAAAAGAACGGGAACTGGCCGTCGCCTATTGGAATGGGCCTGACCATAATTTAGGGTTAACCTTTGTTGATCGAGCCAAGTTTCCCTTTTATTACAGCTTTCAGCAAAATGAGGTATTTTATCTGGTTTGGGATGCTTCGACGGATCGCTTTTCTCAGGAACAATTAGCCTGGATTGAAAACAGTCTGGCTTCTCCTGCGGCCCAATCGGCCAAAATGAGAATCGCGATCGGTCATATTCCTCTCTACGCTGTTGCTGTTGGCCGCAATAAGGCTGGAGAAGTTTTAAGCAATGCCGATGCCCTACGCGCTCTACTGGAAAAATATCACGTTCACACCTATATCAGTGGCCATCAACACGCCTATTATCCGGGCAAACGAGGCAAATTAGAATTACTACACACCGGAGCCTTAGGAGCAGGGGCGCGTAAACTCCTGAATAGCAATCTTCCGCCGACCAAGACCCTCACAATTGTGGACATTGATCTCAATGCTGCCACCACCGTTTATACCACCTATGACATGAGAACCCTTAAGGTGGTAGATAGCCAAATTTTACCGCGTCTAATTACGGGGGTTAATGGCTGGGTAATACGAAGAGACTTGACAGAAAGGGATTTGACGACCCAGGAATGCTCAGAACTCAATCAACACACGGCGATCGCTACCGATAAACTCCTTTGTCAGCAAATCGCTAAATAA
- a CDS encoding penicillin-binding protein 1A: protein MSSTTSAAPPSITEQQPAKETSFLKGLLKVTSGTILGLGLLTSAVTAGGLVGLAISFRNLPDVRSLKTYVPAQTSYIYDAKGREIQSLHDEANRKIVSLDQVSPNLKRAVMAIEDSSFYNHVGINPNSIGRAVLANFKSGGVSEGASTLTMQLVKNIFLSQKRVFTRKAAEAVLAIRVEQVFNKDQILDMYLNYIYWGHNNYGIQTASESYFGKPAAKLDLAESAMLAGMIQAPEAYSPYGNFKAAKERQEVVLTRMRDLGWITAQEEDLAKKEKLKLGKLTAWSGSKLPYVTDTVMQELRDKFGKEAVLKGGMRIQTTVDYDLQKKAENVIHNAYLNLKGRVRGNTTQVALISVEPSTHFIKAIVGGGDYQKSQLNRVTQSRRQPGSSFKPFVYYTAFASGKYTPDSVVMDAPIRLRDGGLYYTPKNYGGSFSGAMSIRSAVMVSQNIPAVLIGSKVGISKVIENCHRMGIKSPLQPVLSLPLGSVDVTPLDMATAYATIASNGWYSDPTVILRVTDSQGNVLLDNTPKPQLVLDPWAAATMTSVLTSVVNGGTGRLAYLGRPTAGKTGTTDNERNVWFVGYVPQMSTAVWIGDDNNRQLGKGVTGGHYAAPVWRQFMSQAVKDLPVEYFPAASKFPRPKASGK from the coding sequence GTGTCATCTACTACTAGTGCAGCCCCCCCTAGCATTACGGAACAACAACCTGCGAAGGAAACCTCTTTTCTTAAAGGGTTACTCAAGGTTACGAGTGGTACTATTTTAGGGTTAGGATTATTAACCAGTGCTGTTACGGCTGGTGGATTAGTGGGATTGGCGATTAGCTTCCGTAATCTTCCAGATGTTCGTAGCCTCAAAACCTATGTTCCCGCCCAAACGAGTTATATTTATGATGCCAAGGGTCGGGAAATTCAAAGTCTGCATGACGAAGCGAACCGCAAAATTGTCTCTTTAGATCAAGTCTCACCTAATCTGAAGCGGGCGGTGATGGCGATTGAAGATAGTAGTTTTTATAATCATGTGGGGATTAACCCCAATAGTATTGGTCGGGCTGTACTGGCAAACTTCAAAAGTGGTGGTGTATCGGAAGGGGCTTCTACCCTAACCATGCAATTGGTTAAAAATATCTTTTTGTCTCAAAAGCGTGTTTTCACCCGTAAGGCAGCGGAAGCCGTTTTAGCGATTCGGGTAGAACAGGTTTTTAATAAAGATCAAATTTTAGATATGTACCTCAACTATATTTATTGGGGTCATAATAACTATGGAATACAAACGGCATCTGAAAGTTATTTTGGCAAGCCAGCCGCGAAGTTAGATTTAGCTGAATCGGCAATGTTGGCAGGGATGATCCAAGCCCCGGAAGCCTATAGTCCCTACGGAAACTTTAAAGCAGCCAAGGAACGTCAAGAAGTTGTTTTAACTCGGATGCGGGATCTCGGTTGGATTACGGCCCAAGAGGAAGACTTGGCTAAGAAAGAAAAATTAAAATTGGGTAAGCTCACGGCTTGGTCTGGCAGTAAATTGCCCTATGTAACCGATACGGTGATGCAGGAGTTAAGGGATAAATTTGGCAAGGAAGCGGTTCTCAAGGGGGGAATGCGGATTCAAACAACGGTGGATTATGACCTTCAGAAAAAGGCTGAGAATGTTATTCATAATGCTTACCTGAATTTGAAGGGCCGGGTGCGTGGAAATACCACTCAAGTGGCTTTAATTTCGGTTGAGCCAAGTACCCATTTTATTAAGGCGATCGTGGGGGGAGGAGATTATCAAAAGAGTCAATTAAATCGAGTCACGCAATCTCGACGACAGCCAGGTTCTTCTTTTAAACCCTTTGTCTATTACACGGCCTTTGCCAGTGGTAAATATACCCCCGATTCGGTGGTTATGGATGCCCCGATCCGACTGCGTGACGGCGGATTGTATTACACCCCTAAAAACTATGGCGGTAGTTTCTCTGGAGCCATGTCGATTCGTAGTGCGGTAATGGTTTCCCAAAATATTCCAGCCGTCTTGATCGGTAGCAAGGTGGGGATTAGTAAAGTGATTGAAAACTGTCATCGGATGGGGATCAAAAGTCCTCTGCAACCGGTTTTATCGCTTCCCCTTGGCTCTGTGGATGTTACGCCTCTTGATATGGCAACGGCCTACGCAACGATCGCCAGTAATGGCTGGTATTCTGACCCAACGGTGATTCTGCGAGTGACGGATAGTCAGGGCAATGTGTTGTTGGATAATACCCCTAAACCGCAATTAGTTCTAGATCCCTGGGCAGCAGCGACGATGACTTCCGTTCTAACCTCAGTGGTCAATGGTGGGACGGGAAGATTGGCCTATTTAGGACGACCGACGGCGGGTAAAACCGGCACAACCGATAATGAGCGCAATGTTTGGTTTGTGGGCTATGTACCTCAAATGTCAACCGCCGTGTGGATTGGGGATGATAATAACCGTCAGCTAGGGAAAGGCGTTACTGGGGGACATTATGCGGCTCCGGTGTGGCGACAATTTATGTCCCAGGCGGTTAAGGATTTACCTGTCGAATATTTTCCGGCTGCGTCTAAGTTTCCTCGTCCCAAAGCCAGTGGCAAATAG
- the typA gene encoding translational GTPase TypA has translation MSLPIRNVAIIAHVDHGKTTLVDALLKQSGIFREGEEVPDCVMDSNDLERERGITILSKNTAVHYQDTLINIVDTPGHADFGGEVERVLGMVDGCVLIVDANEGPMPQTRFVLKKALEKGLRPILVVNKIDRPRADPNTAVDKVFDLFVELGADDDQCDFTTLFASGMAGYAKENLEDEGEDMKPLFEAILHHVPPPAGDPNKPLQLQVTTLDYSDYLGRIIIGRIHNGTIKAGQQAALVKDTGEIVKGRVTKLLGFDGLKRVELPEASAGYIVAVAGFADANIGETLTCPDEPQALPLIKVDEPTLQMTFSVNDSPFAGLEGKFVTSRQIRDRLDRELETNVALRVEEGDSAEKFLVSGRGELHLGILIETMRREGYEFQVSQPQVIYREVKGQPCEPFEYLVLDVPEAAVGSCIERLGQRRGEMQDMQTGTNGRTQLEFVIPARGLIGFRGEFIRMTRGEGIMNHSFLEYRQLCGTVETRYNGVIIAIEEGTATFYALKNSEDRGIFFITPGTKVYKGMIIGEHNRPQDLDLNICKTKQLTNHRSATGDELVQLQTPVDMSLERALEYIGSDELVEITPQSIRLRKVRAQKLAKR, from the coding sequence ATGTCCCTTCCCATTCGCAACGTCGCTATTATTGCCCACGTTGATCACGGCAAAACAACCCTGGTTGACGCACTCCTCAAACAATCTGGCATTTTTCGGGAAGGGGAAGAGGTTCCAGATTGCGTCATGGACTCCAATGATCTGGAACGGGAACGGGGTATTACCATCCTTTCCAAAAATACGGCGGTTCATTACCAAGACACCTTAATTAATATTGTTGATACCCCAGGTCACGCGGACTTTGGGGGAGAAGTGGAGCGCGTCCTCGGTATGGTGGATGGTTGTGTTCTGATCGTGGATGCCAACGAAGGCCCTATGCCCCAAACTCGTTTTGTGCTGAAAAAGGCCCTAGAAAAAGGTCTGCGTCCCATTCTTGTCGTTAATAAAATTGACCGTCCCCGCGCTGACCCGAATACTGCCGTTGATAAAGTGTTTGATCTGTTCGTGGAATTAGGGGCTGATGATGACCAGTGTGATTTCACCACGCTTTTTGCCTCTGGTATGGCGGGTTATGCCAAAGAAAACCTAGAAGATGAAGGGGAAGACATGAAACCCCTATTTGAAGCGATTCTGCACCATGTTCCGCCCCCAGCCGGCGACCCGAATAAACCCCTGCAACTGCAAGTTACGACCCTAGATTATTCCGACTATCTTGGTCGTATCATTATCGGTCGGATTCACAACGGTACAATCAAAGCAGGTCAACAGGCGGCCTTAGTAAAAGATACCGGCGAGATTGTGAAGGGGCGAGTCACTAAGTTACTGGGTTTTGATGGTTTAAAACGAGTGGAACTACCTGAAGCCAGTGCGGGTTATATCGTAGCAGTGGCCGGTTTTGCCGATGCCAATATTGGAGAAACCTTAACTTGTCCCGATGAGCCTCAAGCCTTGCCTCTGATTAAGGTGGATGAACCCACTTTACAGATGACCTTCTCGGTGAATGATTCTCCCTTTGCCGGTCTAGAAGGTAAATTTGTCACTTCCCGTCAAATCCGCGATCGCCTGGATCGGGAATTAGAAACCAATGTGGCCCTGCGGGTAGAAGAAGGCGACAGTGCCGAAAAATTCCTCGTTTCAGGACGGGGAGAATTACATCTGGGCATTTTAATCGAAACCATGCGTCGGGAAGGCTACGAGTTCCAGGTGTCCCAACCCCAGGTAATTTACCGCGAAGTTAAAGGCCAGCCTTGCGAACCCTTTGAATATCTGGTCTTAGATGTACCGGAAGCAGCCGTTGGTTCCTGTATTGAACGTTTGGGTCAACGACGGGGAGAAATGCAGGATATGCAAACGGGAACGAATGGCCGAACCCAATTGGAGTTTGTGATTCCAGCGCGGGGTTTAATCGGTTTCCGAGGTGAGTTCATCCGTATGACGCGGGGCGAAGGCATTATGAACCACAGCTTCCTGGAATACCGTCAACTTTGCGGAACCGTTGAAACCCGTTATAACGGCGTAATTATTGCCATTGAAGAGGGAACGGCTACTTTCTACGCTCTTAAAAACTCCGAAGATCGAGGCATCTTTTTTATTACACCTGGTACTAAAGTCTATAAGGGCATGATTATTGGAGAACACAATCGTCCCCAGGATTTAGACCTGAACATCTGCAAAACCAAGCAGTTAACCAATCATCGTTCTGCGACTGGCGATGAATTAGTGCAATTGCAGACTCCCGTCGATATGAGCCTGGAGCGTGCCCTAGAGTATATTGGTAGTGATGAACTGGTAGAAATTACCCCTCAATCGATTCGCCTGCGCAAAGTTCGCGCCCAAAAACTGGCTAAACGCTAG
- a CDS encoding ABC transporter ATP-binding protein/permease gives MAATLPFSPLSSRKIESDWRLLLKLLPYLRRYPRLLPLSIILLIPVAFTGAVQPLIVGQAISLLRKESVWPILAQLPLTEALHSLVLFLLFTIVLRLIFAGIQGYLVQKIGQEITANVRKDLFDHVTSLSLTFFHRTPVGRLVTRLTSDVEALGDVFASGAIGVISDFISILVIIVTIFWLQWQLALMLVAMLIPVTLLIIYFQQQYRIANYQVREELSKLNSILQENVTGINVVQLFRREVYNAEQFRAVNKRYRHEVDRTIFHDSAVSATLEWISLVAIAGVLWLGGILVLKDALSFGSLGAFILYAQRLFNPLRQFADKFTMFQSGFTAIERIGELMSEPIDIRDRDVLSNLDSNPENLSLQGEIRFEQVCFAYKADEYVLKNLNFTIKPGEKIAFVGPTGAGKSSIIRLLCRLYEPTQGRILVDGIDIRELSQAQLRRYIGVILQDSFLFAGDVKRNITLGENYSLAEVQRAAQLTNVDQLIEALPQGYNTELRERGSNISGGQKQLLAFARVAIREPKVLVLDEATANLDVGTEAHIQNALMHLLENRTAIIIAHRLSTIRHVDRIFVLKQGEILEEGNHEQLLEKAGLYASLYQLQRLGKD, from the coding sequence ATGGCCGCCACTCTGCCTTTCTCTCCTCTCTCCTCCCGTAAAATCGAAAGTGACTGGCGATTATTACTTAAATTATTGCCCTATCTGCGGCGGTATCCTCGTTTGTTGCCGCTCTCCATTATTTTACTGATTCCAGTGGCTTTTACTGGGGCGGTGCAACCTTTAATTGTTGGTCAGGCGATCTCTCTACTCCGCAAAGAATCGGTCTGGCCTATTTTGGCTCAATTACCTTTAACAGAAGCTCTTCATAGTTTAGTGCTCTTTTTATTGTTTACCATTGTTTTGCGACTGATTTTTGCGGGTATTCAAGGATATTTAGTGCAAAAAATTGGCCAGGAAATTACGGCCAATGTTCGCAAAGATCTATTTGACCATGTTACTTCCCTTTCATTGACTTTTTTCCATCGCACCCCCGTTGGTCGTTTAGTGACCCGATTAACGAGTGATGTGGAGGCATTAGGAGATGTTTTTGCCAGTGGTGCGATCGGGGTTATTAGTGATTTTATTTCTATTTTGGTGATTATTGTCACGATTTTTTGGTTGCAATGGCAATTGGCCTTAATGTTAGTGGCGATGTTAATTCCTGTCACCCTTTTAATTATTTATTTTCAGCAACAATATCGTATTGCTAATTATCAGGTGAGGGAAGAATTATCTAAGCTGAATTCGATATTACAAGAAAATGTGACTGGCATTAATGTGGTGCAGTTATTTCGACGGGAAGTTTATAATGCTGAACAGTTTCGAGCAGTAAATAAACGTTATCGTCATGAGGTGGATCGCACCATTTTTCATGATTCGGCCGTGTCAGCGACTTTGGAATGGATTAGTTTAGTAGCGATCGCGGGGGTGTTGTGGTTAGGGGGAATTTTAGTGTTAAAGGATGCCTTAAGTTTTGGTAGTTTAGGAGCTTTTATTCTCTATGCCCAACGTCTCTTTAATCCTCTGCGTCAATTTGCAGATAAATTTACCATGTTTCAATCTGGATTTACGGCGATTGAGCGTATTGGAGAATTAATGAGTGAACCGATTGATATCCGCGATCGCGACGTTTTAAGTAATCTCGACAGTAATCCTGAAAATCTCAGTTTGCAGGGAGAAATTCGTTTTGAACAGGTTTGCTTTGCCTATAAAGCGGATGAATATGTTTTAAAAAATCTCAATTTCACGATTAAGCCTGGTGAAAAAATCGCCTTTGTCGGGCCTACAGGAGCCGGAAAAAGTTCTATTATCCGTTTGCTCTGTCGTCTTTATGAACCGACTCAGGGAAGAATCCTAGTGGATGGTATTGATATTCGCGAACTGTCCCAAGCTCAATTACGACGTTATATTGGGGTAATTCTTCAAGATAGTTTCTTATTTGCAGGCGATGTGAAGCGAAATATTACTCTCGGTGAAAATTATAGCCTCGCGGAAGTACAAAGAGCCGCCCAGCTAACCAATGTGGATCAATTAATTGAAGCTCTTCCCCAGGGATATAATACAGAATTGCGAGAACGGGGGAGTAATATTTCTGGAGGACAAAAGCAATTATTGGCCTTTGCGAGGGTCGCTATCCGAGAGCCAAAAGTCTTGGTGTTAGATGAGGCTACGGCTAATTTAGATGTGGGAACAGAGGCCCATATTCAAAATGCCTTGATGCACTTATTAGAAAATCGTACTGCGATTATTATTGCCCATCGCCTGTCAACCATTCGTCACGTTGATCGTATTTTTGTCTTAAAACAAGGAGAAATTTTAGAAGAAGGAAACCATGAACAATTGTTAGAAAAGGCCGGTCTTTATGCCAGCCTATATCAATTACAGAGATTGGGTAAGGATTAA
- a CDS encoding ISKra4 family transposase: MKTLVGEVEISQKQARKLKVSPKIVLSPGLEKCCLRASAKTSYQQAEEDIEELMGIKVGHSSLHRLVERTELPLAQAQSESAGVSIDGGKICLRGEEKEGGQWRDYKLVSLHGNVCEAFFQDPEGLKNWSNVQPLSPIVTFLGDGHPAIWNAVESFATQSWLIRREVLDWYHLKENLFKVGGSLKRLEAVEHLLWRGFVNKAIDAFDGVKSKRAKNFQAYLTKHYQRIPDYQYYQQLGIVIGSGDVESKIKQVGARVKLSGARWHLHNVSRILRLRCAYLNHSPLLSVNVLS, encoded by the coding sequence ATCAAAACCCTAGTCGGAGAAGTGGAAATAAGCCAAAAACAAGCCAGAAAACTAAAGGTGTCGCCAAAAATCGTCTTAAGTCCAGGTTTAGAGAAATGCTGTCTAAGAGCCAGTGCGAAAACATCCTACCAACAAGCAGAAGAAGATATAGAGGAGTTGATGGGGATAAAAGTAGGACATAGCAGTTTACATCGCTTGGTAGAACGGACAGAACTGCCCTTAGCTCAAGCTCAGTCAGAGAGTGCGGGGGTCAGTATAGATGGGGGAAAGATTTGTCTGCGGGGCGAGGAGAAGGAAGGGGGACAGTGGCGAGATTATAAACTGGTGAGTCTTCATGGCAATGTCTGTGAAGCCTTTTTCCAAGACCCAGAGGGCTTAAAGAATTGGAGCAATGTTCAACCTTTGTCTCCAATAGTGACCTTTTTGGGAGATGGTCATCCCGCAATCTGGAATGCGGTAGAGAGTTTCGCCACTCAATCGTGGCTGATACGACGAGAGGTGTTGGATTGGTATCATCTCAAGGAGAATCTGTTCAAAGTGGGTGGCTCTCTCAAACGGCTAGAAGCAGTGGAGCATTTACTGTGGCGGGGTTTTGTGAACAAGGCAATAGATGCGTTTGATGGAGTCAAAAGCAAGAGGGCAAAGAATTTTCAAGCCTATTTGACGAAGCATTATCAGCGTATCCCTGATTACCAATACTATCAACAGCTTGGTATTGTGATTGGTTCTGGTGATGTGGAGTCTAAGATTAAACAGGTGGGAGCTAGGGTTAAATTGTCGGGAGCACGTTGGCATCTTCATAATGTTTCTCGTATTCTTCGGCTACGATGTGCTTATCTCAATCACTCTCCTCTTTTGAGTGTCAATGTATTATCTTAA
- a CDS encoding IS1634 family transposase, whose product MEGLSVMDGAFYTAENVGMARSIQWLSRVPLKEATETLANISEDQWQQGEQDGYRWQVRASEYGGEQQRWLVVESAQRLQSDNKAISQKIEKADKVVKKEWQKLCGQNFACEADALTEAQLWPKTLTYHQLSQVEVQTIPYYAKGGRPKQGATPLGFHYRLTGQLSLDSSCLEAASKRAGRFILATNVLDSQVLSPDQMLAEYKAQQNTERGFRFLKDPFFFASALFLKNPQRIMALMMIMVVSLLVYTLAQRRLRQALALAHQTIPNQKGKPTAIPTLLWVFQSFLFIRWLEIDGIQTIVNLTSKHKHILSFLGSSCQKYYFVS is encoded by the coding sequence ATGGAAGGTTTATCGGTGATGGATGGAGCTTTTTATACGGCGGAAAATGTGGGCATGGCGAGGTCAATTCAATGGTTAAGTCGTGTCCCTCTGAAAGAAGCCACTGAGACTTTGGCAAATATATCAGAAGACCAATGGCAGCAGGGTGAACAGGACGGTTATCGTTGGCAAGTGAGGGCTTCGGAATATGGGGGTGAACAGCAACGATGGCTTGTGGTCGAAAGTGCTCAACGTCTCCAGTCCGATAATAAAGCTATAAGTCAAAAAATTGAGAAAGCCGATAAAGTTGTCAAAAAAGAATGGCAGAAACTTTGTGGACAGAATTTTGCTTGTGAGGCCGATGCTCTTACTGAGGCTCAACTCTGGCCAAAAACCTTGACTTATCATCAACTCAGTCAAGTTGAGGTTCAGACTATTCCTTACTATGCCAAGGGAGGAAGACCGAAACAAGGGGCTACCCCTCTCGGTTTTCATTACCGCTTAACTGGGCAATTAAGCCTTGATTCCTCTTGCTTGGAAGCCGCATCTAAACGGGCTGGACGTTTTATTTTAGCTACTAATGTTCTTGATTCTCAGGTTTTGAGTCCCGACCAGATGTTGGCTGAATATAAGGCTCAACAAAACACCGAGCGCGGCTTTCGCTTTCTCAAAGACCCTTTCTTTTTTGCCTCTGCTCTTTTTCTCAAGAATCCTCAACGCATTATGGCTTTGATGATGATTATGGTTGTCTCTTTATTGGTTTATACTTTGGCACAACGTCGCCTACGACAGGCTTTGGCTCTTGCCCATCAGACTATTCCTAATCAAAAGGGTAAACCGACCGCCATTCCCACTCTGCTTTGGGTCTTTCAGTCTTTTCTGTTTATCCGTTGGTTAGAGATTGACGGCATTCAAACTATCGTTAATTTGACCTCCAAACACAAACATATTCTTTCCTTTCTTGGCTCTTCATGTCAAAAGTACTACTTTGTCTCTTGA
- a CDS encoding ISL3 family transposase, which translates to MSVDMWGGFPKVIEKVFPNAVIVTDRFHVMKALNEELNKIRKQTKLNVKIKGEKWLLLKNKEDLKEEELEKLELVLKQSARLRKAYEYKESFREIYEKVNDKEEGRLKFTEWLENAKSIYTDVISTIRRNLDSICNYFLSRTTNGAMEGINNRLKLIKRQAYGFMNFDNMRNRFLACFS; encoded by the coding sequence GTGAGTGTAGATATGTGGGGAGGATTTCCTAAAGTAATAGAAAAAGTATTTCCGAATGCAGTAATTGTAACAGATAGATTTCATGTAATGAAGGCGTTGAATGAAGAATTGAATAAAATCCGTAAACAGACAAAATTGAATGTAAAAATCAAGGGAGAAAAGTGGCTATTATTAAAAAATAAAGAAGACCTAAAAGAGGAAGAGTTAGAAAAACTAGAATTGGTGTTAAAGCAATCTGCTCGTTTGCGTAAAGCGTATGAATATAAAGAGTCATTTAGAGAGATATATGAAAAAGTAAATGATAAGGAAGAAGGAAGATTAAAATTTACAGAATGGTTAGAGAATGCAAAGAGCATTTATACAGATGTAATTAGCACAATTCGTAGGAATTTGGACTCTATTTGTAACTACTTTTTGAGTCGAACGACGAATGGGGCAATGGAAGGCATCAATAATCGTCTTAAACTAATCAAGCGTCAAGCTTATGGATTTATGAACTTTGATAATATGCGAAATCGTTTTTTAGCTTGCTTTTCATGA